The Rhodopirellula halodulae DNA segment CTCGCATCAGGAATTGCCCACGAAATCAACACGCCTCTCCAAAGCATCACTGGAAACGTCGAGTTCATTCAAGACTTCCAGTCAAACATCCAACACATTCTGACGGAACTTTCGGCCCCGACCTGCAGCGATGCTCAACGCAAAGAATTGGCATCGCAGATCGGAACTCGGCGTTGGTCGCGATGGATCAACGAAAGCGGGGAGGCTCTCGAAGAAACACAAGATTCCATCGGTCGAATTGTCAGCATCGTCAACGCGATGCGAGTGCTCACTCATCCCGGCGCGAACACAAAGGCCAGCGCGAACCTGAACGAAGTCATCCGCAATGCCGCCGCAATTTCACGTCCCCGCTGGCGAGACGCAGCCGCGATTCACTGGGGCTTGTGTGAATCGGAACCGCTGATCGAATGCCATGCCAACGAACTGGCCCAAGTTTTCTGCAACCTGTTTGTCAACGCTGGGGACGCCATTCGTGAGAAAATGCGTGAACAGAATAGCGATTGCCTCGGTGAAATTCGCGTGGTGACAACCGTCGACAGCAACGGACTGAAAATCGCGATTTCGGACACCGGAAACGGGATGCCCGAATCCGTCCGCCGACGCTGCTTCGAACAGTTCTTCACCACCAAACCCGTGGGACAAGGCACGGGGCAGGGTCTCTCGATCGCCTATCAAATCATCGTGGACCGCCACGGAGGAACCATGGAAGTGACATCGGACGGATCCAACGGGACTCAGTTCGACATCTGGATTCCGGCGGAAGGCATGTCGAGCAACCGGGACGCTCAATCGAACAATCCATCAACGCAATGTGTCGACCAATCGTGCTAACGCTGCCATCCATCGTGACCTGAACGCAAGTTTCGGATGGCTTAAAACAGCGTGTAGATGAATGGGGCGGCACCGCTGGTTGCCATGATGCTGATCACCCCGACCAGCAACAGTGAACCAAGCAACGGGATCAGCCACCACTTCTTGTTCTCCCGCAAAAAGAAGAAGAACTCCTGCACCAATCCCACCTCCTGTTGCTGGGATTCTCGTTCGAAGGCATCGGACGAATTGGATTCAGATGGCGATTCGTTGTCGGTCATGGATTCGTCAGAATTGCTTGAAGTATTGTTCTGCGGCGACGTCTTGTTTTCGGTCTTGCCAGGTGCTCGCGTGGTGTCTCTCACGCAAACGCAACGCATCATGCCCCACCACACGCAGCGCCATTGCCAAAGGTGTCAACACGACGAAGTAGATGGCACCAAACAACAGATGCCCGACCAAAAACGCGAGCGGGAAGGTGAGCCACTGCCAACCGCGAATGATTTTTTCCTGGGTGGCGGGCAGTGCATAGTACACCGAGGTCGTGACCACGGCGCATCCAACCAACAACGCCGAGGGCCAAACACCCAACGACCGCGACAACCAAGCGAATATCAGCAATAGCAACCCCAGCGAAGCTCCAAACCACCGTCGCATGGATGGACTGGGCGCGGCCGATAGATCAATCAAAGGCATGACGAGACCTCAATCCGGGGCAAGATCACTCAGGTAGGTCTGACTGGACTCCACCGCCGCAGTCGGCTGCTCACTCCGGAGCATCAAATGGTTACCAACCACCAAAGCATCCATCTGCGTTGCCAGAAAACAACGATAGGCGTCCGCTGCCGTGCGAACGATCGGCTCGCCACGAACGTTGAAACTGGTGTTGATCAACGCTGGGCAACCGGTCCGATCGTGAAACGCTTTCAACAAGGCATGAAACCTTGGGTGCCGCTGTTGGCTGACCGTTTGGACGCGTGCGGAGTAGTCGAGGTGGGTGATCGCTGGCAAATCACTCCGCACTTGTTTGACTCGTTCGATTCCACTTGCCTCCGCGGTCGACTTTCGACGATCAGGATTCACATCGAACGTGAACAGCATGTAAGGGCTCTCGACATCTTCGGGCACTTCAAAACACTCCGAAGCATGCTCCTTCAACACCGACGGTGCGAATGGACGGAAGGATTCTCGATACTTGATCTTCAAATTCATCGTCGTCTGCATTTCAGAATCGCGGGGATCTCCCAAAATGCTGCGGGCTCCCAAGGACCTCGGACCAAATTCCATCTTTCCTTGAACCCAACCCACCACGTTTCCCGTGGCCAATAGCTCGGCAACTTCACGATCCAAATTCGCGGGATCGTCGAACGATCTCACAACGGCGCCCTGTGACTTCAGTTGCTGGATCTCTTCGTCTTCATCAATGGCGGGTCCCAACAGAGTTCCCCGCTGAGCGTCCGAGGGATTGACGGCACGTTCGTTCCGCAGCAATTCATGCCAGATCAACCAAGCCACGCCTAGCGCGCCACCGGCGTCGCCCGCAGCCGGTTGAACCCAGATCCGGTCGAACGGACCTTCACGAAGCAATCGTCCGTTGGCGACACAATTCAATGCGACACCACCTGCCAAGCACAACGAATGTAACTTGGTTTGTTCGTGGACGTATCTCGCCAATCCAAGCACCAACTCTTCCGTGACCAACTGAATACTCGCGGCGATATCCATGTCGACTTGCCGGACCGGAGCCTCCGGTTCACGACGCTGCACGCTCAGCAAACGTTCCAGTGCAGCACCCGTCATCCGCAGCGTGTGCGGAAACGTGAAGAAGTCCATGTTCAATGAATAGCTGCCATCCTCGTGCTGGCATACCAATCGATCACGAATGACCTCCGCGAATTTTGGCTCGCCGTAAGGTGCCAACCCCATCAGTTTGTATTCGCCGGAGTTGACGCGGAACCCACAGAAATAGGTGAAAGCGGAATACAACAATCCAAGCGAATGCGGAAAGCGAATCTCTTGCTTCAAACGCAAACGCGCCCCTTCACCAACACCCCAACTCGTGGTTGCCCACTCGCCAACACCATCAATCGTCAGCACGGCGGCCCGCTCAAACGGACTGGGATAGTATGCACTCGCCGCGTGCGATTCGTGGTGCTCGCAAAACACGATGCGGCGCTGAGTCTTTCCGCCAAGCTGCTTTCGAATTTCGCGGGGAAGATGAAGTTTGGTCTGCAACCAAGACGGCATGGCTCGCGAAAACGAGCGGTAACCACGTGGAGCGTAGGCCAGATAGGTTTCGAGCAGACGCTCGAACTTCAACAACGGTTTTTCATAGAAACCGACGTAATCGATATCAGAGACGCTGGCCCCAATCTCATTCAGACACCCTTCGAGCGCGAGCGACGGAAAGGCAGCATCATGCTTCTTCCGAGTGAATCGTTCTTCACTTGCGGCCGCCACCACCTTGCCGTCCTCCACCAGCGCCACCGCGGAGTCGTGGTAGAAGGCAGAGATTCCAAGGATAAGTGTCATCGCCACATTGTAGCTGGATACGCTTCATCGAGGGACTCCGCATCCAGGAGTAACAAGGCTCCCGCCCAAGACGCGACGTTGATGAACGAAGGCCCCTGCTTCTCGACACCAGCAAACGGCGGCATCGAGAGTCAGGATTCATTTTTCAGCCGCTGTGCCAGACAACTAGGAAGCGTGGCTTTCTAAACGGCGAGCGATCTCATCTTTCACCGCGTTGGCATCCGCGGGCAGGTGAGTGGCTGGGTTGGCAAGGTTGCAATCGATGCCCTCCAGCTTTGATTCGTGATAACCAACCTTAAAGTCCGTGAACTTCAACCCGTGAGCCGTGCTAATCACCACGGTCTTGTCTTGCGACTTGATCGTTCCACGATCGATCAGCTTCTTCAGCACCGCCAAAGCAACACCGGTATGCGGGCAGGTAAACATGCCGGTCAGGTCCGCTCGAGCACAAGCATCGGCCAATTCACCCTCGCTGGCTTGCTCCACAATCCCGTCGGTTTCTTTGACGGCCTTGACCGCTTTCGCGTAGCTGACCGGATCACCGATTCGAATCGCGTTGGCCAGCGTGTCTTGAGCGGTGACGCTGACCTTTTCTTTGAATCCCTGTTTGTAAGCCTCGTAGAACGGGTTGGCACGTTCGGCCTGAGCCGCGACCAAACGAGGCATCCGATTGATCAGCCCCAGATCCATCATCAACTGGAACCCTTTGTAGAGCGCACTGATATTCCCCAGGTTACCCACGGGAATGATGATCCAATCAGGCACTTCCCATTGAAACTGACGCACCATTTCGATGCCGACGGTCTTCTGACCTTCGATCCGCAGGCTGTTCATCGAGTTTGCCAGGTAGATCGAATTGTCCCTGGTGACTTCTTGCACGATTTTCATGCAACCATCGAAGTCGGTGTCCAGAGCCAACACGTGAGCCCCATTGGCGACCGGCTGAATCAACTGGGCCGTGCTGACTTTTCCCGCGGGCAAGAAGATGACCGCGGGGATTCCGGCATAAGCCGCGTAGGCCGCCAGTGCCGCGCTGGTGTCGCCCGTGCTCGCACATGCCACCGCTTTGACGCTGCTTCCCTGCGCCATCATTTGTTTAACGACGCTGACCAGCACCGTCATGCCCAAGTCCTTGAAGCTGCCCGTGTGGCTGTTGCCACACAATTTGATCCACAGATCGGGTACGCCGAGCTGGTCACCGAGACGCTCCGCCCAGAACAAGTTGGTGTTGCCCTCGAACATGCTGACGACATTCTCGTCGGCCAATGATGGCACCACCCATTCCCGCATTCCCCAAACACCGCTGCCGTACGGCCACTTGGAAGTGCTGGCACGCGAATCAAAGAGTTGCTGCCACTGGTAGGCGTTGCGTTTTTTCAGAGGTTCTCGCTCGTGATAGACCTCCAGCAGACTGCCGCAACTAGGGCAGGTGTAGATCACGTCGTAGATCGAGTGTTTGCCGCTGCAACCTGAAATGCAACGAAAATAGGTGGTTTGGTGATCCACGTTGGGCTGGGACTCGACGGCGAGTGACATGAGGAGATCCTGATGCGATGAAATGAGGGGCCGACATTATGGTCACAGCCCCGCAGCAGGCAAAGGGCGAACGCCTCATTCTCAGCGTTTGAGCCAACCGCTGAAAATGAATCACTTTCGCCCTCAAATCGCGTCGCCTTCACGATCGGTCGGGTGCCCGAATAAGCTGCCTGCTCAAGGGTAGTAATAGGGCCGACCAACGCCGTAATAACCAGGCGCGACATAGTAGGTCCCGGTCCCGAATCCGATCGTGCCTCCGGGCCCCACACGGAATCCAGTCCCACTGACCGATCCAGGTACGTATCCGTATCCATAGCTGCGATACCCGTATCCGCTGTAACCACCGTATCCGTAGGTCGGAATTCGATTCAAAACCCGGCGGGGAATCCGGTTGGTATAGGTGTATCCGCTGCCGGTGGAACGAGGCGTGACCGCGGGACGCTGCACCGTGTAGTTATTCTGCGGCAGCCCTCCTCGCTGAGAAATGATGCTGCTACCGCCACGATCAAATCCGTTGCTCTGAATTCCATATCGATAGCCCTGTGCCGAAGCATCCTGCGACAGAACCACGCTGGCAACGACTGCCACCGCGAGCCCGCCCACCCACGTGAATTTCGAGCTGAAACGCGGCCGCGTTTGTAGAAAAGTGTTCATTGCAAACCTCGACAAAAAGAGAAGAAACAGCAGACATGCCCGTCGCCGTACCGTTCGCCATTTTAGGCGTGACGACCACGACGGTCCTCTTAAGAAATGACCGCAACAACGCATTTCCCCGCCAATTGATACCGAACTCTCGCCTGAAAACCTGAAATCCAGACAGCCAATTTCCACGAAACGGCCGCTTCAACTGCAAGCAATCTCGATCGAGCGACTCTGCTAAACTGAGCGTTTCTCACGATCCATCGGATGAGCATCACCTGAGTCGACCGGGACACGGGCAGTGCGGAATCCCAAAATCGTGGCCAAGCGTTTAACAGACTTTTCCTCTTTTTCGATTGATCGGCATGGTTCGAATTTGGTTGGGATGCGTTGGTTTGATCTTGCTCGTTGGATGCAGCAAATCAAATTCCACTTCGGTGAGCACGGCTGAAGGTGGCGGCGATACCGCGGCGGAAGTGGTGGATGCCGACGGTTTCCCCAAACAATGCGGCAACTACACCGTGCTGGGAATCCTGACGGACAACCAAGACAATTCGAAAGCCAAAGAGAACGCCGAAACCACCTTGCTTCGACATCCCGACGTCGCGTGCATGGTCGGACTCTGGAGCCAGAACACGCCGATGATTTTGGCCGCTTTGCGAAGCAGCGACGCTCTGGGCAAGGTTCAGGTTGTTGGATTTGACGAACACCCCGACACTTTGGCGGGCATTCGAGAACAATCCGTTTATGGAACGGTGGTCCAACAACCTTACGCGTTTGGTTTCCGAAGTGTGCAATGGCTGACGACGCTCGCCACCGGAGGCCAGGTCGAAGTTCCCGACAGCGGAATGATCATCATCCCTCACCGATCCATCACCGCCGACAACGTCAGTGAATTCGCGGCCGACGTCGAGAAGATGAAATCGGGCGAAGGTCCGATCTTGTCGGGTGACGAAACGATCGACGGCAAAGGCATTCGCGTTGCTTACATCACGAACTCACTCGATCCGTTTTGGACTCTCGCCGATGCGGGCTGCAAACGAGCCGCCGAAACCTTTGGCTGCGAGGTCGACGTGCAAATGCCGTCCACTGGGACCATCGAAGAACAAAAACGATTCCTGGAATCCAACGTGGCCGCCAAAGTTGATGGAATTGCAATCAGCCCGATCGACCCCGAAAACCAAGTCGCCATGATCAACGAAGCTTGCCAGGCCACCACGGTGATCTGCCAAGACAGCGACGCCCCAGCATCCCGACGGGAATTTTATTTGGGCACCAGCAATTACCTCGCCGGACGCGCCGCGGGGAAACTGATCCAAGAAGCAATTCCCGAGGGAGGCGAGGTGATGTTGTTCGTTGGAAAAATGGAAGTGCTCAACGCCCAAGAGCGAAGCCAAGGGATCATGGACGAACTGGCGGGCAAACCCATTCCAGCCATTCTTCAAAACGCGAATTGACGCGTCGTTGTTTTGCCAAGGCGGGTACGACCGTTCGTCGGATCGATACAACCGTTGCGATCGGATCGGTCGCCGTGCAAGGGCCACTGTTTTGTTCAGCTCGGCCGGAGCCACACCACCCGAACGTTCGAAACGTGACGTAGGTTTGCTTAGCGAGCCAAAGTGTGTGGCTCATTGCGCCCAGCCAATCTCTTGAAGAGTTTGACCATGAACGCCATTCCTCCCGCGGTCCAGCAAGTCTTGCAGGCACGCCAGGACGCGACTCAGACGCAAATCGATGTCGCTTTGCTCGGACAGAATCTGGACGTGCAGAAGCAAACCGGCGATGCGATCGTCCAAATGATCAGCGAAGTCGTCGACGTTCAAAAGCAATTGGCCAGCGGCCACATTGACGTCCGAGTCTGAGGACGCGACATCGCGTTGAGCAAGAGGCTCCGCGATTCAGCAAGTCCCTTATCCAGCGGGACATTTCTTCAACCGCGAGCTCAGCGGCCTTCGCGAAGGCGATAGCCCAGGAAGTTATCGAGTTCCGCTTCTGCTTCGATCGCCTGAACCGTTCGCTCGATGTCATATTCGACTCGGCGGAACATCACTACATCCGGTTCAACAACGACGTAGCAACTTCGTGGATCACCGTCGCGCGGCTGCCCGACGCTGCCGACATTGATCATCAACTTCGCATTGGGGTCCGCCAACGAATAACCCGTTCCGGTATCGGCGGGCCGCACAAATCGCTGCTCCATCGTGAACACTCCCGGCACGTGCGTGTGCCCTTGGAAGCAAACTCGCGGCACGAGCGAAAACAGCTTCTCCATCTTCTTTGAGTTCTGGGCGTCTTCCGGAAAGACATATTCGTTCGTGGGCCCACGAGGTGAACCGTGCACGAACAACCAGTGATCCTCACGAACCGTTCGCGGCAACCCACACAGATACTCAACGCGTCGGCGACTGGCACCGGGGTCGTCACCGGGCTCTTCCAATTTGCTGCGGGTCCAAAAAATGGCCTGCTCGGCGGCCACATTGAATCCTTCCGGGTCAAATAGCGAACTGCTGTCGTGGTTGCCCAGCACGCAAAAATCAAACCCCATGACCGTGTCGAGACAAGCACATGGTTCCGGGCCGTAACCCACCACATCGCCCAAACACACGATGCGGTCAACTTTTTGCGTTTCGATATCGGCGAGGACGGCTTCCAGTGCGGACAGGTTGCCGTGAATGTCACTCAGAATGGCGGTACGTGTCACCCGATCAATGCCCTCGTTTCAAACGATCGCCCAAGGCATCGTCCAGATCGGGTTGTGCGTAGATTTTCTTGGCCGTTTGCTCGATGTCGTATTCCACTCGGCGATAGGTGACCGTCTTCTCGTCGGTATCGAGCACCACGTAGCATGAACGATTGTTTTCGTCGCGAGGCTGACCAACACTGCCGACGTTGAACATCAACTTCTGGTTGCCCAACCGAAAGACATGGTCACTCTCATCCGGCGTGATGAATTCACATTCGGTCGTGAACACGCCGGGAAGGTGAGTGTGCCCCATGAAGCAATACTGTTCGACTTTGCCGAACAGAATCTCCATTTTGCGGGCATCATAGACGTATTCCGGGAACACGTATTCGTTGGTTGGATCCCGGGGGGAACCGTGTACAAACTTGTAGTCGCCGTCGTTGAAGTAGCGTGGCAACTCGCCCAAGAAATCCCAACGAGCGTTCATCTGAGCCGGGCCACCTTTGCCGCTATCCAGCTCATCGCGAGTCCAATAAATCGCTCGCAACGCCATCGGATTGAACCCGTCAGGATCAAACAAGGCGGCTTGATCGTGGTTGCCAAGGATGGTGTGCTTGCAGCGACGCATCACCAGATCCAAGCACTCGCACGGGTTGGGGCCGTAGCCGATGATATCGCCCAGGCACACAACTTCCTGAACACCGACCGTGTCGATGTCTTCCAGAACCGCCTGCAGAGCTTCCAGGTTCCCGTGGATGTCGCTGATCAACGCTCGCTTCACAAAATTCCTCGGTCACCTCACCTGGATGCTGGCCTGAACAACGATCATTGTAGTCTGGACTAAATTTGCACGACAATCCCACGCAACCGCTTCCCTTCATTCTCTTCCAATGAATTCTCGCCCCGACGAATCTTCGCCATCCCGCGAGACCTCATCGCACCACAGCGCAGCTTTGGCCGGCGTCGGATTAGCACTCGAAGTCATCGGCCGCGAAGGCTCCGTCGCCCGAATTGAAAGCGGACGCATCACTCATGCGGAGAACCTACCGCCCGAAACGCGCGCGACCGCTTCGTTGACGCCGGCACTGCAACGACTGCTCGATCAACACAGCCATGGAAACGGAGAAAAGGCAGGCAAGAGCAGCGACGAGTCGCCGCCCGTGGACTTCGTCGCCGTGGCGAATGGCCCGGGTTCTTTCACGGGACTGCGGATCGCCGCAGCCACAGCCAAAACGCTGGCTTATGCCTGGGGCATCCCCGTCGTGACCATCGACTCGCTTTCCGTTTTGGCCAACGCGATCGAATCATCCGAACTGGAACCGGAAACCGCCCCCGAGTTGCTCGTTGGCTTGGATGCCTACCGCGGACAAACGTTCGCAGCTTCATTCCGGTTGACGCTGGCGAAATCGTCTCGCCCCATTTGGAAGTTGAACGGACCCATCGAACTTCTCAGCCGACCAGCCTGGCTGGACCGTCTGAAAGCGACTCCAACCAAAAGCCTGATCACCGGGGACGCTGTCAAAGAAGACCTTCCGATCGATCACCTGAAACATTTTCCACCGACCGAGATCTACGCCGAAACATTGGCTCGAATCGCCGAACCCAAGTTCCAGGCGGGCGATGTCACGGATCCCATGTCCGTTTTGCCGGAGTACTTTCGCCCCAGCGCCGCGGAAGAGAAAGCTTCCGCGAATCAAGCGACCAACCCATCGCCCACCAAACCGTGAAGCGTCACGTTGCCCGCTGGCAAGATTATCGAATCGCACTCATGTAGAAGCTGAACATTCGCTCGTCGTCGAATTCGGATTTGGCGACGGGGAACGCGAAGTCAAACGCCAAAGGTGCCGGCCCCAACATCGGAATTGCGACGCGGAAACCAAAACCAGGTGCGACTCGGAAATTGTCCGCATCGATTTCGATGTCTTGCTCCACCGTGCCAAAGTCCACAAAGGCGACTCCGCGAAATGCATCGTCTGCCGTCAGCGGGAACATGTACTCGACCGTGTTCAGCCATTGGAACCGACCACCGACTTCGACGCCGTTGATGACGGGACTGGCACCACGGAAATCGAAACCACGAATCGTTGAATAACCACCGGCGAAATAGTTTTCGAAGATAGGCGTTTCATCGCCGCTGAACCCGAGTTGAGTTCCAAACGACAAGGTTTGTTTTCCCGAACCATCCGCCCGCTCTCTCAGCAAGAAGTATTTGCGATACTCCGCTTCAAAAGTCGAGTAGTCGAAATCACCGAACGTTTGTTCGAAGCTCAATTCAAAGTAGTGGCCGCGACTGGGTTGCAGCGGACTATTGCGAGTGTCATGGATCAGCGACGCCATGCCCGAATACAGAGCGTTGTCGCCGACCACATCGTTCAGTTGCTGAACTGTATTCACGCGAGGATCGCTGATCTCGACATTTTGCCCGCTGAAGCCGACTGATACCGAAAGGTCAGGCGTCACACGATACCCAAAGCTGGCACGACCACCCAAGCGGTTCTCGTCCCAATCGTTGAAGTTTCGGTCGTAGAGAAAACCACTGAGCGACATGCTGATGGGCAAGTAACCCAACAAGTTCGGATCTGCGAACTGCAAGGTGTACCGTTGAAAGTCGCTACCGGGTGCCGCTTCCAATCGGAACGTTTGGCCGGCACCACGAAATGCGGTGCCGCTGAACATGTCGCTGAACGAACGCGGCCAACGACTGATGTCGAAGTTGCGTTCGTCAATGGTGATCTGGCCGGTGACACCGGCGTCGCTGTTGACGGCACCACCAAACATCAAACGTCCGGTGCGAGCCGGATAACCTTGGATGATCAAGTCCGCTTCACGAACCGTGGGCTGCGTGACAACTGGTGGAGCCAAATTGGGCGAAGACGGGAACGAATCCTGGAGCGGCCCGGACAACGTCCCTCCGCCTTGGTAGGTCGTGCCTCCGGAATAGGTCGGTGCCGCGTAGGGATTGGACGCACCTGGTTGTGCAGCACCGTAGCTGGGTTGTGCCGCACCGTAACCCGGTTGTGCCGCACCATAGCTAGGCTGAGCTTCACCGTAACTTTGCTGAGGAGCCCCGTAGGTGGGCTGAGTCCCATAGGCCGATTGACCGTAAGCGGATTGGCCGTAGGTACTGGCCCCAGCGGATCCTTGCAGCGATGGCGGGGCCGCGTAGGACGATGGCGGAGCTGGAGCCGGATAACTGGTTTGTGCGTTGGCGTCATTGACCGGTGAGATCACACCCTGCGAAAAAACCATGATTGTCGCAAGGAATGCAATCACGCCACGTCGTCTCGCGAAAGCTTCCGTTTTGGCAAACGGCGTGCTGGCGGAGATCAACGTCTGGGCCAATGACGGATTGTCGTTGACCGAGTCGGAGGCGTCTGATTCATTCGGTGGGGTCACAGCACGCATCCATGACATGAAGCGGAACTTGAATGGTCGGTGAAACGGGTTGGTCTTCGGGTTCATCGCAGCGATCCCTCCAACGGCTTCACAATGATGTCCGGGGGAGCAGCGATCGATGGGTTGGTTTCCAACAGGTTGCTACGTTCGATTCGGTTTCGCCCCGTTTCCAATTCGCGTCGATCAATGAGGTCGCCTTCTCGCAACTCCAGCAAGTTCAGCATGGTGGTCTCTTTCATCAAATGGGGTTCGCCATCGATTTCGACGCGGATGCTGCCAACCTTCCATTGATCGCCTTCGGTGATTTCGTAGACCAGATCCACAATCCCGCTCTCATCACGCATGATGGTCTTGGGATCGACTTCGGCGTAGATGAAGCCCAACTCGCCATAGCCATAAACGATCTCGCCGATATCTTTTCGCATTGCGGTGCCGCTGAAGACGTCTCCGGCCTTCAACTCCATTCTTCGCCGCAATGATTCTTCGGTGATGTATTCATTCCCAACGATTTGAACGTCGCCGATGCTGAAACGAGGTCCTTCGTTGACGACATAGACCACCGTCAACCATTTGCCGGTGTCGTCGTACTCGAAACGTCGTCCCACCGTGGCGGTCAAAAAGCCAAGGTTGTGGTAGTAGGATGCCAACACATCCACGTCGCCGTCGATCTTTTTGATGTCCGCGACGTTACCGAGATAGCTCATGAATCCGAGCATCGGACCCCGGCTTTGAATGACTTTCTTCAGCCGTGATTCGCTGACGATCGAACAACCTTCGATCTTGATGTCCGCGATGCGTTCTTTGGGGCCTTCATTGATTCGAAAGACCACCGCGTTGGCGTCGTCGGGCAAACCCACCGACGCCACGATGGATGCTTGGTTGAAACCTTCTTCGTGGTAGTAATCCATCAATCGACGCTTGCCGGTTTCGATGGAAAACTGGCTCAGCGGATCGCCATCATTGATTCCAGAACGCCCCGACAATTCGCGATCATTCATGCGATAGTTGCCGTGGTAAATCACTTGGGAAACCAGTGCTCGTTCACGCAAGTAGAACGTCACCAAGACGCCTTTTTGCGGGGCCGGGTTTGATCCGTTGGATTGCGTGTGCCGTTCTTCGATCTCGAACGTGACGTTGTCGAAGGATCCCATGTCGTTCAATCGACCGACATCGGACAACACCGTTTCTTCGCTGTAGAACCGACCTTTGCGAGTTTGCAGCTCAGCAAGAATGGTGGTCGTGCTGATGACTTGGTTGCCGATCACTCGAACGTCGGCCACGATCGCATCACCATCTTCACGACGCAGGGCCATGCCGTCGCGGTTGTGGATGTGGTCGCGAAATTTGGGTTTGGTTTCCGCTGCGGGAGCTTGAGCTTGTCCACCGCCCATACCGCCGCCACCGAATTGGGCATGCAGCGTCTTGGGTGAGCAGGCGATGGCCACGCAGCACACAAAACCCGCGATGAGACGGCCTTTTGCGAAGTTGCAGCAAGAGAGTCGAGACGGCATGAGCAGCCAGTTCCGTGGCACGAGAAACGAGTATCTCCCCGTCTCTACCAATGGTTCCTGGCGTGCCACAAGGCGAATACGCCCACTCGCATGAACTTCAATCAAGTTTGCAGGAAGAAATTTCGTCGTGAAACTGATTCGTGAATTTCACGACACAGCGGTGTGAAACTCATTCCGACAACGTCGCACCCTCAGTCCCGTTTCACGCCGCTCCGTGCTTCACCAGCTTGTCCTTGAAAGACTGGAAAAAGCTTCGGTCCTTCGCGTACTGATCCGGATCCATTTGATTCTTGAAATAGTCCAGATAGTCGATCCAGCCCTGAGCCTCATCGACGTACGAGTACCCTGGATCGGTCATCGGATTGACCCAATCAGGATCGCCGGGTTCACGTTGTCCCACGATCTGGCCGTCACCATTGGTGATGAAATTCGCCGTCAGCACCGGCAGCTTCATTCGCAATTCATAGATCGCCCGCTCACCC contains these protein-coding regions:
- a CDS encoding BamA/OMP85 family outer membrane protein, whose protein sequence is MNPKTNPFHRPFKFRFMSWMRAVTPPNESDASDSVNDNPSLAQTLISASTPFAKTEAFARRRGVIAFLATIMVFSQGVISPVNDANAQTSYPAPAPPSSYAAPPSLQGSAGASTYGQSAYGQSAYGTQPTYGAPQQSYGEAQPSYGAAQPGYGAAQPSYGAAQPGASNPYAAPTYSGGTTYQGGGTLSGPLQDSFPSSPNLAPPVVTQPTVREADLIIQGYPARTGRLMFGGAVNSDAGVTGQITIDERNFDISRWPRSFSDMFSGTAFRGAGQTFRLEAAPGSDFQRYTLQFADPNLLGYLPISMSLSGFLYDRNFNDWDENRLGGRASFGYRVTPDLSVSVGFSGQNVEISDPRVNTVQQLNDVVGDNALYSGMASLIHDTRNSPLQPSRGHYFELSFEQTFGDFDYSTFEAEYRKYFLLRERADGSGKQTLSFGTQLGFSGDETPIFENYFAGGYSTIRGFDFRGASPVINGVEVGGRFQWLNTVEYMFPLTADDAFRGVAFVDFGTVEQDIEIDADNFRVAPGFGFRVAIPMLGPAPLAFDFAFPVAKSEFDDERMFSFYMSAIR
- a CDS encoding BamA/OMP85 family outer membrane protein; this translates as MPSRLSCCNFAKGRLIAGFVCCVAIACSPKTLHAQFGGGGMGGGQAQAPAAETKPKFRDHIHNRDGMALRREDGDAIVADVRVIGNQVISTTTILAELQTRKGRFYSEETVLSDVGRLNDMGSFDNVTFEIEERHTQSNGSNPAPQKGVLVTFYLRERALVSQVIYHGNYRMNDRELSGRSGINDGDPLSQFSIETGKRRLMDYYHEEGFNQASIVASVGLPDDANAVVFRINEGPKERIADIKIEGCSIVSESRLKKVIQSRGPMLGFMSYLGNVADIKKIDGDVDVLASYYHNLGFLTATVGRRFEYDDTGKWLTVVYVVNEGPRFSIGDVQIVGNEYITEESLRRRMELKAGDVFSGTAMRKDIGEIVYGYGELGFIYAEVDPKTIMRDESGIVDLVYEITEGDQWKVGSIRVEIDGEPHLMKETTMLNLLELREGDLIDRRELETGRNRIERSNLLETNPSIAAPPDIIVKPLEGSLR
- the tsaB gene encoding tRNA (adenosine(37)-N6)-threonylcarbamoyltransferase complex dimerization subunit type 1 TsaB; its protein translation is MNSRPDESSPSRETSSHHSAALAGVGLALEVIGREGSVARIESGRITHAENLPPETRATASLTPALQRLLDQHSHGNGEKAGKSSDESPPVDFVAVANGPGSFTGLRIAAATAKTLAYAWGIPVVTIDSLSVLANAIESSELEPETAPELLVGLDAYRGQTFAASFRLTLAKSSRPIWKLNGPIELLSRPAWLDRLKATPTKSLITGDAVKEDLPIDHLKHFPPTEIYAETLARIAEPKFQAGDVTDPMSVLPEYFRPSAAEEKASANQATNPSPTKP